From the genome of Lineus longissimus chromosome 8, tnLinLong1.2, whole genome shotgun sequence, one region includes:
- the LOC135491950 gene encoding MAP kinase-activating death domain protein-like isoform X1, translated as MDQKKYFCPRLLDYVIIVGSRHPNRNNSVAQTPELLRRYPIEDHKDFPLPADVVFFCQPEGCISVGPKRMSLRESTSFVFSLTEKDSARVRYGICMNFYRPFERKAHTRSGDGESLDNQKSRSPRTRHHKATSRVRNNTLTSLCIISHHPFFSTIRECLFTLRKLIDACNERSCSKRIGGSRALSRDTVWGAMTCHGTSENTPSLVLHEVREIETWILRLLSAPVPVPGKTRVELNVLPSEIQPTLVFALPDHTRLSLVDFPLHLPLELLGVDTCLKVLTCIILEHKIVLQSRDYNALTMSVMAFVSMLYPLEYMFPVIPLLPTCMSSAEQLLLAPTPYIIGVPASFLMYKNQFRLPNDVCLVDLDANKNNCVDDENMVEAITVPSGADELPPLPEPEGTVLKNHLRQALASMSMSPQPIKNLDAVAQNPDMWKRRDSFSSHTGFNPLIYGNDVDSVDVATRVAMVRFFNSPNILGNFCEHTRTLRLYPRPVVAFQFFSFMKSRPVKTLFTARLARTQAVEYFAEYVLCPYNVVFLRVHTGVFDPALIGDKPRWYSNGLQKIEFNVYDAENSSLGAALTSSMQAPNSDEYPTDESGSDSDGAESTSSSYSSLSDFVTDIMNSDINGDTPAIYPEDQVLSVDQTTLFTPPSKLQVPDTPVTNSDSAFSLPESDLSSDESSSPSYTKGDADPDPDMDDKDALHFRYDSGSEVMPLDAEGNPLREPGEPISRPTGPSTAPVPVNKPPNPAVQQQMPPRQSSTGKAPRSPVPPPRPPLPSQQSLQKYQSMDRDSPPLEGGGIKRAGQPAPLQGVPARPSQSTPNTPMPGRHPGVVDTKSASHLQVNHTPSAASQPTTPTRKTGNFRIPQESDSDRGTTPSSIMSSISNGMDGIAQQASNTISELFGGSSTSTKPAPPPPQPPVAQPAPKPAKPFAPLGNRKALVEKSGLVKHATSKKGVQRQSSTDSRTSTHSENQQFLKDIVSSVLDGSGVGWLKLNKLKKLMEDENYRNFVVSRLNTSLDRKLTDEDVHVEDVCVSKQVFKGMLTVLRALVAGLYHTYRNHGIGGMASTFMIMEIAHTHYWARELSSNKSDSSSLSQGSSPFGSQESLASKARDHSLPEEAMITLGRFVPGWRSNSLFSTTSLFDQPPSPNAQEPEPGSPVVFNGDEFENIELKPKGKVSLGDIRDVDNNRQDLSETQRNLDNLNINKAEVSEGGDILRDLVKNKDLMKGRHGGLPKFSSMDSEMSEASTLMSTGSEVDGTERKKTRINHHTIKQSDASDAETETPGGHRGSLGESMLFNLKGRRRSNSVWSSKSSFSTGFRYHEGKLINIGSLPSPDNVGRTYLFEGLLGKERCPLWDHVQFWEDAFLDAVAQERDIIGLDQGPAEMMERYVSLGDGEKKRLEHDEDRLLSIILYNMVGFMTMMQVEKNEVKKKIRRMLGKSHIGLIYSQDVNDLLDHVANLYGNDIDLKPMGSRMMQKQSFTVHWGTDNTGDMLFMEVCDDCIILRSVTGAICDRWWYEKLVNMTYCPKTKVLCLWRRHSGQTQLNKFYTKKCRELYYCVKEAMEKAATRNNGKIPGPELGGEFPVQDLKSGQGGLLQVCMEGIGLLFANSKFFVDLSRIKKCYTQKGAVFVLEEFDPKTRKVILRKYKSNMANQICYAVLCVFSYVAAGIDNQKQGEAQHGGIDNLKHQLGVMDNQKQQLVIDNNNRDTS; from the exons ATGgatcaaaagaaatatttctgtCCAAGACTTTTGGATTACGTCATCATCGTCGGGTCACGACATCCAAACCGTAATAATTCTGTCGCACAGACACCCGAGTTATTGCGTCGTTATCCTATAGAGGATCATAAAGACTTTCCGTTACCGGCAGATGTGGTGTTTTTCTGTCAACCCGAAGGATGCATCAGTGTGGGACCAAAACGTATGAGTCTACGGGAATCGACGTCATTCGTCTTCTCCTTAACAGAAAAGGACAGCGCACGAGTGCGATATGGAATATGCATGAATTTCTATCGACCATTTGAACGTAAAGCTCACACACGCAGTGGGGATGGCGAATCTTTAGATAATCAGAAATCACGATCGCCGCGGACTCGACACCACAAGGCGACTAGCCGTGTACGCAATAACACATTGACATCATTATGTATCATAAGTCATCATCCTTTCTTTTCTACCATTCGTGAGTGTTTGTTTACACTTCGGAAGCTGATCGATGCATGCAATGAGCGCTCGTGCAGCAAGAGAATTGGTGGCTCAAGAGCATTATCCAG GGATACTGTATGGGGAGCCATGACATGTCACGGAACGTCAGAAAACACACCTAGTTTAGTGTTACACGAAGTGCGTGAGATTGAGACGTGGATACTGAGACTGCTGAGTGCCCCTGTCCCAGTGCCAGGCAAGACACGTGTCGAG TTGAATGTGTTGCCTTCGGAGATCCAGCCAACGCTAGTGTTTGCCCTTCCGGACCACACGCGCTTATCCCTGGTCGACTTCCCACTTCATCTGCCCTTAGAACTTCTCGGTGTTGACACGTGTCTGAAGGTGTTGACATGCATTATCCTCGAACATAAG ATTGTTCTCCAGTCTCGAGATTACAACGCCCTGACGATGAGTGTGATGGCGTTTGTGTCGATGCTTTACCCCCTTGAATACATGTTTCCAGTCATCCCTCTCTTACCCACATGCATGAGCTCAGCAGAACAG CTGCTGCTCGCACCGACACCCTATATCATTGGGGTGCCTGCATCCTTCCTCATGTACAAAAATCAATTCCGTCTCCCAAATGATGTGTGTCTAGTTGACCTTGATGCCAATAAG AACAACTGTGTTGATGATGAAAACATGGTTGAAGCG ATAACAGTGCCTTCAGGAGCTGATGAGCTGCCTCCCCTACCAGAACCAGAGGGCACAGTCCTCAAGAACCATCTCAGACAG GCCTTAGCCAGCATGAGCATGAGTCCTCAGCCAATCAAGAACTTGGATGCAGTCGCCCAGAACCCAGACATGTGGAAGCGGCGTGACAGTTTCTCCTCCCATACGGGGTTCAACCCTCTCATCTATGGTAATGATGTGGATTCAGTTGACGTGGCAACCAGGGTTGCTATG GTGCGATTTTTCAACTCGCCGAATATCCTTGGTAACTTCTGTGAGCATACGCGGACGTTGCGGCTGTATCCCAGACCTGTTGTAGCATTCCAGTTCTTTAGCTTCATGAAGTCTCGGCCAGTCAAAACACTGTTCACGGCGAGGTTAGCAAGAACTCAG gCCGTAGAATACTTTGCAGAGTATGTTCTCTGCCCCTACAACGTGGTGTTCCTGCGGGTTCACACCGGGGTGTTTGACCCGGCGCTCATCGGAGACAAGCCGAGATGGTATAGCAATGGCTTACAGAAGATCGAGTTCAACGTGTATGATGCTGAGAACTCATCGCTGGGAGCCGCACTGACCAGCAGCATGCAGGCACCTAACAGTGATGAGTACCCTACGG ATGAGAGCGGTAGTGATAGTGATGGTGCTGAAAGTACGAGTTCTTCCTATTCTAGTCTGAGTGACTTCGTGACGGACATCATGAACAGTGATATCAACGGAGATACACCAG CAATTTACCCAGAGGACCAGGTGCTCTCCGTGGACCAGACGACATTGTTTACACCTCCCAGCAAGCTCCAGGTGCCAGATACCCCCGTCACAAACAGTGACTCAGCATTCTCACTGCCAGAGAGTGACCTGAGCTCTGATGAGTCATCTAGTCCTTCATATACCAAGGGGGATGCTGATCCTGATCCTGACATGGATGATAAG GATGCTCTGCACTTCCGGTACGATTCTGGTAGTGAGGTGATGCCACTGGATGCTGAGGGCAACCCATTGAGAGAGCCTGGGGAACCAATCTCACGCCCCACTGGACCATCCACTGCACCAGTACCAGTTAACAA GCCTCCGAACCCAGCTGTGCAGCAACAGATGCCACCTCGGCAGTCAAGCACTGGCAAGGCCCCCAGGTCACCGGTGCCTCCCCCTAGGCCCCCTCTACCATCACAACAATCACTACAGAAGTACCAGTCTATGGACCGCGACAGCCCACCACTGGAGGGGGGTGGCATCAAACGAGCAGGGCAGCCAGCACCTCTTCAAGGAGTCCCGGCCAGGCCGAGCCAGTCTACGCCTAATACACCAATGCCTGGTCGACACCCCGGAGTTGTAGATACAAAGAGTGCCTCCCATCTGCAAGTGAACCATACACCATCTGCGGCATCACAACCGACCACCCCTACCAGGAAGACAGGCAACTTTAGG ATCCCGCAAGAGTCCGACTCTGACCGGGGCACCACGCCATCTTCCATCATGTCGTCCATCAGCAATGGCATGGACGGCATCGCCCAGCAGGCCAGTAACACGATATCAGAGTTATTTGGGG GCTCATCCACATCTACAAAACCAGCCCCTCCACCCCCTCAGCCACCAGTCGCACAGCCTGCCCCCAAGCCAGCTAAGCCCTTTGCTCCCCTCGGTAATAGAAAGGCGCTGGTGGAGAAGTCGGGCCTTGTCAAGCATGCCACAAGCAAGAAAGGTGTGCAGAGACAGTCATCAACGGACTCAAGGACAAGTACACATAG TGAGAACCAGCAATTCTTGAAAGACATCGTGTCGAGCGTTCTCGATGGGTCCGGAGTCGGCTGGCTGAAGCTGAACAAACTCAAGAAACTCATGGAGGATGAAAACTATCGTAACTTTGTCGTCAGCCGCCTGAATACATCGCTCGATAGAAAGCTGACAGATGAAGACGTTCATGTGGAGGATGTG TGTGTCTCTAAACAAGTGTTCAAGGGCATGTTGACGGTGCTGAGAGCCCTCGTAGCTGGCCTCTACCACACGTACAGAAACCATGGCATTGGTGGTATGGCGAGCACATTCATGATCATGGAGATAGCACACACACATTACTGGGCAAGGGAACTCAGTAGTAATAAGAGTGATAGTAGTAGCTTGTCACAG GGTAGTTCACCGTTCGGCAGTCAGGAGAGCTTGGCATCCAAGGCTCGAGACCACAGTCTCCCAGAAGAAGCCATGATCACTCTCG GTCGTTTTGTTCCCGGGTGGCGGTCCAATTCCCTCTTTTCCACCACCTCATTATTTGATCAGCCCCCCTCACCGAATGCCCAAGAACCAGAACCAG GGTCTCCCGTGGTGTTCAATGGCGATGAATTTGAGAATATCGAGTTAAAGCCAAAGGGAAAAGTGAGTCTCGGTGATATCAGGGATGTGGACAATAACCGACAGGACTTGTCAGAAACGCAACGCAATCTCGACAACTTGAACATTAATAAAGCAGAGGTGTCGGAAGGTGGCGACATTTTACGGGACTTAGTGAAAAATAAAGACTTGATGAAAGGGCGACATGGTGGTTTGCCAAAGTTCAGTAGCATGGACTCGGAGATGTCTGAAGCGAGTACTTTGATGAGTACTGGGTCCGAGGTTGATGGAACAGAACGGAAGAAGACACGGATCAATCATCACACGATAAAGCAAAGTGACGCGTCAGATGCTGAAACTGAGACACCTGGG GGTCATAGAGGTTCATTAGGAGAGAGTATG CTTTTTAACCTGAAAGGTCGCCGGAGGTCGAACAGTGTTTGGAGCAGTAAAAGCAGCTTCAGTACCGGTTTCCGCTATCATGAGGGCAAGCTAATTAACATAGGCTCACTGCCGAGTCCAGATAACGTTGGGCGGACGTACCTCTTCGAGGGATTGTTGGGCAAGGAGCGATGCCCGCTTTGGGACCATGTGCAATTTTGGGAGGATGCGTTCTTGGATGCTGTGGCCCAGGAGCGTGACATCATCGGACTGGACCAGGGGCCGGCGGAAATGATGGAAAG GTACGTCTCCCTCGGAGATGGGGAGAAGAAACGTCTTGAACATGATGAAGACCGTCTGCTCTCCATCATCCTGTACAACATGGTCGGCTTCATGACCATGATGCAAGTGGAAAAGAACGAGGTGAAGAAGAAGATACGTCGTATGCTGGGCAAGTCGCACATCGGTTTGATCTACAGCCAGGATGTCAATGATCTCTTGGATCACGTTGCCAATCTG TATGGTAACGACATCGACCTGAAGCCAATGGGTAGTCGCATGATGCAGAAACAGTCATTTACGGTGCACTGGGGCACTGATAATACAGGAGATATGCTATTTATGGAG GTCTGTGATGATTGTATAATATTACGTAGTGTTACCGGCGCCATCTGTGATCGGTGGTGGTATGAGAAGCTTGTCAACATGACGTACTGTCCCAAGACGAAGGTGTTGTGTTTGTGGAGGAGGCATAGCGGGCAAACACAGCTCAATAAGTTCTATACAAAGAAG TGCCGTGAGCTGTACTACTGTGTGAAGGAAGCTATGGAGAAAGCAGCAACAAGAAATAATGGAAAAATACCAG GTCCCGAGTTAGGTGGCGAGTTCCCCGTACAGGACCTCAAATCAGGCCAGGGGGGCCTGTTGCAGGTGTGCATGGAAGGCATTGGACTTCTCTTTGCGAATAGCAAG
- the LOC135491950 gene encoding MAP kinase-activating death domain protein-like isoform X3, with protein sequence MDQKKYFCPRLLDYVIIVGSRHPNRNNSVAQTPELLRRYPIEDHKDFPLPADVVFFCQPEGCISVGPKRMSLRESTSFVFSLTEKDSARVRYGICMNFYRPFERKAHTRSGDGESLDNQKSRSPRTRHHKATSRVRNNTLTSLCIISHHPFFSTIRECLFTLRKLIDACNERSCSKRIGGSRALSRDTVWGAMTCHGTSENTPSLVLHEVREIETWILRLLSAPVPVPGKTRVELNVLPSEIQPTLVFALPDHTRLSLVDFPLHLPLELLGVDTCLKVLTCIILEHKIVLQSRDYNALTMSVMAFVSMLYPLEYMFPVIPLLPTCMSSAEQLLLAPTPYIIGVPASFLMYKNQFRLPNDVCLVDLDANKNNCVDDENMVEAITVPSGADELPPLPEPEGTVLKNHLRQALASMSMSPQPIKNLDAVAQNPDMWKRRDSFSSHTGFNPLIYGNDVDSVDVATRVAMVRFFNSPNILGNFCEHTRTLRLYPRPVVAFQFFSFMKSRPVKTLFTARLARTQAVEYFAEYVLCPYNVVFLRVHTGVFDPALIGDKPRWYSNGLQKIEFNVYDAENSSLGAALTSSMQAPNSDEYPTDESGSDSDGAESTSSSYSSLSDFVTDIMNSDINGDTPAIYPEDQVLSVDQTTLFTPPSKLQVPDTPVTNSDSAFSLPESDLSSDESSSPSYTKGDADPDPDMDDKDALHFRYDSGSEVMPLDAEGNPLREPGEPISRPTGPSTAPVPVNKPPNPAVQQQMPPRQSSTGKAPRSPVPPPRPPLPSQQSLQKYQSMDRDSPPLEGGGIKRAGQPAPLQGVPARPSQSTPNTPMPGRHPGVVDTKSASHLQVNHTPSAASQPTTPTRKTGNFRIPQESDSDRGTTPSSIMSSISNGMDGIAQQASNTISELFGGSSTSTKPAPPPPQPPVAQPAPKPAKPFAPLGNRKALVEKSGLVKHATSKKGVQRQSSTDSRTSTHSENQQFLKDIVSSVLDGSGVGWLKLNKLKKLMEDENYRNFVVSRLNTSLDRKLTDEDVHVEDVCVSKQVFKGMLTVLRALVAGLYHTYRNHGIGGMASTFMIMEIAHTHYWARELSSNKSDSSSLSQGSSPFGSQESLASKARDHSLPEEAMITLGRFVPGWRSNSLFSTTSLFDQPPSPNAQEPEPGSPVVFNGDEFENIELKPKGKVSLGDIRDVDNNRQDLSETQRNLDNLNINKAEVSEGGDILRDLVKNKDLMKGRHGGLPKFSSMDSEMSEASTLMSTGSEVDGTERKKTRINHHTIKQSDASDAETETPGLFNLKGRRRSNSVWSSKSSFSTGFRYHEGKLINIGSLPSPDNVGRTYLFEGLLGKERCPLWDHVQFWEDAFLDAVAQERDIIGLDQGPAEMMERYVSLGDGEKKRLEHDEDRLLSIILYNMVGFMTMMQVEKNEVKKKIRRMLGKSHIGLIYSQDVNDLLDHVANLYGNDIDLKPMGSRMMQKQSFTVHWGTDNTGDMLFMEVCDDCIILRSVTGAICDRWWYEKLVNMTYCPKTKVLCLWRRHSGQTQLNKFYTKKCRELYYCVKEAMEKAATRNNGKIPGPELGGEFPVQDLKSGQGGLLQVCMEGIGLLFANSKFFVDLSRIKKCYTQKGAVFVLEEFDPKTRKVILRKYKSNMANQICYAVLCVFSYVAAGIDNQKQGEAQHGGIDNLKHQLGVMDNQKQQLVIDNNNRDTS encoded by the exons ATGgatcaaaagaaatatttctgtCCAAGACTTTTGGATTACGTCATCATCGTCGGGTCACGACATCCAAACCGTAATAATTCTGTCGCACAGACACCCGAGTTATTGCGTCGTTATCCTATAGAGGATCATAAAGACTTTCCGTTACCGGCAGATGTGGTGTTTTTCTGTCAACCCGAAGGATGCATCAGTGTGGGACCAAAACGTATGAGTCTACGGGAATCGACGTCATTCGTCTTCTCCTTAACAGAAAAGGACAGCGCACGAGTGCGATATGGAATATGCATGAATTTCTATCGACCATTTGAACGTAAAGCTCACACACGCAGTGGGGATGGCGAATCTTTAGATAATCAGAAATCACGATCGCCGCGGACTCGACACCACAAGGCGACTAGCCGTGTACGCAATAACACATTGACATCATTATGTATCATAAGTCATCATCCTTTCTTTTCTACCATTCGTGAGTGTTTGTTTACACTTCGGAAGCTGATCGATGCATGCAATGAGCGCTCGTGCAGCAAGAGAATTGGTGGCTCAAGAGCATTATCCAG GGATACTGTATGGGGAGCCATGACATGTCACGGAACGTCAGAAAACACACCTAGTTTAGTGTTACACGAAGTGCGTGAGATTGAGACGTGGATACTGAGACTGCTGAGTGCCCCTGTCCCAGTGCCAGGCAAGACACGTGTCGAG TTGAATGTGTTGCCTTCGGAGATCCAGCCAACGCTAGTGTTTGCCCTTCCGGACCACACGCGCTTATCCCTGGTCGACTTCCCACTTCATCTGCCCTTAGAACTTCTCGGTGTTGACACGTGTCTGAAGGTGTTGACATGCATTATCCTCGAACATAAG ATTGTTCTCCAGTCTCGAGATTACAACGCCCTGACGATGAGTGTGATGGCGTTTGTGTCGATGCTTTACCCCCTTGAATACATGTTTCCAGTCATCCCTCTCTTACCCACATGCATGAGCTCAGCAGAACAG CTGCTGCTCGCACCGACACCCTATATCATTGGGGTGCCTGCATCCTTCCTCATGTACAAAAATCAATTCCGTCTCCCAAATGATGTGTGTCTAGTTGACCTTGATGCCAATAAG AACAACTGTGTTGATGATGAAAACATGGTTGAAGCG ATAACAGTGCCTTCAGGAGCTGATGAGCTGCCTCCCCTACCAGAACCAGAGGGCACAGTCCTCAAGAACCATCTCAGACAG GCCTTAGCCAGCATGAGCATGAGTCCTCAGCCAATCAAGAACTTGGATGCAGTCGCCCAGAACCCAGACATGTGGAAGCGGCGTGACAGTTTCTCCTCCCATACGGGGTTCAACCCTCTCATCTATGGTAATGATGTGGATTCAGTTGACGTGGCAACCAGGGTTGCTATG GTGCGATTTTTCAACTCGCCGAATATCCTTGGTAACTTCTGTGAGCATACGCGGACGTTGCGGCTGTATCCCAGACCTGTTGTAGCATTCCAGTTCTTTAGCTTCATGAAGTCTCGGCCAGTCAAAACACTGTTCACGGCGAGGTTAGCAAGAACTCAG gCCGTAGAATACTTTGCAGAGTATGTTCTCTGCCCCTACAACGTGGTGTTCCTGCGGGTTCACACCGGGGTGTTTGACCCGGCGCTCATCGGAGACAAGCCGAGATGGTATAGCAATGGCTTACAGAAGATCGAGTTCAACGTGTATGATGCTGAGAACTCATCGCTGGGAGCCGCACTGACCAGCAGCATGCAGGCACCTAACAGTGATGAGTACCCTACGG ATGAGAGCGGTAGTGATAGTGATGGTGCTGAAAGTACGAGTTCTTCCTATTCTAGTCTGAGTGACTTCGTGACGGACATCATGAACAGTGATATCAACGGAGATACACCAG CAATTTACCCAGAGGACCAGGTGCTCTCCGTGGACCAGACGACATTGTTTACACCTCCCAGCAAGCTCCAGGTGCCAGATACCCCCGTCACAAACAGTGACTCAGCATTCTCACTGCCAGAGAGTGACCTGAGCTCTGATGAGTCATCTAGTCCTTCATATACCAAGGGGGATGCTGATCCTGATCCTGACATGGATGATAAG GATGCTCTGCACTTCCGGTACGATTCTGGTAGTGAGGTGATGCCACTGGATGCTGAGGGCAACCCATTGAGAGAGCCTGGGGAACCAATCTCACGCCCCACTGGACCATCCACTGCACCAGTACCAGTTAACAA GCCTCCGAACCCAGCTGTGCAGCAACAGATGCCACCTCGGCAGTCAAGCACTGGCAAGGCCCCCAGGTCACCGGTGCCTCCCCCTAGGCCCCCTCTACCATCACAACAATCACTACAGAAGTACCAGTCTATGGACCGCGACAGCCCACCACTGGAGGGGGGTGGCATCAAACGAGCAGGGCAGCCAGCACCTCTTCAAGGAGTCCCGGCCAGGCCGAGCCAGTCTACGCCTAATACACCAATGCCTGGTCGACACCCCGGAGTTGTAGATACAAAGAGTGCCTCCCATCTGCAAGTGAACCATACACCATCTGCGGCATCACAACCGACCACCCCTACCAGGAAGACAGGCAACTTTAGG ATCCCGCAAGAGTCCGACTCTGACCGGGGCACCACGCCATCTTCCATCATGTCGTCCATCAGCAATGGCATGGACGGCATCGCCCAGCAGGCCAGTAACACGATATCAGAGTTATTTGGGG GCTCATCCACATCTACAAAACCAGCCCCTCCACCCCCTCAGCCACCAGTCGCACAGCCTGCCCCCAAGCCAGCTAAGCCCTTTGCTCCCCTCGGTAATAGAAAGGCGCTGGTGGAGAAGTCGGGCCTTGTCAAGCATGCCACAAGCAAGAAAGGTGTGCAGAGACAGTCATCAACGGACTCAAGGACAAGTACACATAG TGAGAACCAGCAATTCTTGAAAGACATCGTGTCGAGCGTTCTCGATGGGTCCGGAGTCGGCTGGCTGAAGCTGAACAAACTCAAGAAACTCATGGAGGATGAAAACTATCGTAACTTTGTCGTCAGCCGCCTGAATACATCGCTCGATAGAAAGCTGACAGATGAAGACGTTCATGTGGAGGATGTG TGTGTCTCTAAACAAGTGTTCAAGGGCATGTTGACGGTGCTGAGAGCCCTCGTAGCTGGCCTCTACCACACGTACAGAAACCATGGCATTGGTGGTATGGCGAGCACATTCATGATCATGGAGATAGCACACACACATTACTGGGCAAGGGAACTCAGTAGTAATAAGAGTGATAGTAGTAGCTTGTCACAG GGTAGTTCACCGTTCGGCAGTCAGGAGAGCTTGGCATCCAAGGCTCGAGACCACAGTCTCCCAGAAGAAGCCATGATCACTCTCG GTCGTTTTGTTCCCGGGTGGCGGTCCAATTCCCTCTTTTCCACCACCTCATTATTTGATCAGCCCCCCTCACCGAATGCCCAAGAACCAGAACCAG GGTCTCCCGTGGTGTTCAATGGCGATGAATTTGAGAATATCGAGTTAAAGCCAAAGGGAAAAGTGAGTCTCGGTGATATCAGGGATGTGGACAATAACCGACAGGACTTGTCAGAAACGCAACGCAATCTCGACAACTTGAACATTAATAAAGCAGAGGTGTCGGAAGGTGGCGACATTTTACGGGACTTAGTGAAAAATAAAGACTTGATGAAAGGGCGACATGGTGGTTTGCCAAAGTTCAGTAGCATGGACTCGGAGATGTCTGAAGCGAGTACTTTGATGAGTACTGGGTCCGAGGTTGATGGAACAGAACGGAAGAAGACACGGATCAATCATCACACGATAAAGCAAAGTGACGCGTCAGATGCTGAAACTGAGACACCTGGG CTTTTTAACCTGAAAGGTCGCCGGAGGTCGAACAGTGTTTGGAGCAGTAAAAGCAGCTTCAGTACCGGTTTCCGCTATCATGAGGGCAAGCTAATTAACATAGGCTCACTGCCGAGTCCAGATAACGTTGGGCGGACGTACCTCTTCGAGGGATTGTTGGGCAAGGAGCGATGCCCGCTTTGGGACCATGTGCAATTTTGGGAGGATGCGTTCTTGGATGCTGTGGCCCAGGAGCGTGACATCATCGGACTGGACCAGGGGCCGGCGGAAATGATGGAAAG GTACGTCTCCCTCGGAGATGGGGAGAAGAAACGTCTTGAACATGATGAAGACCGTCTGCTCTCCATCATCCTGTACAACATGGTCGGCTTCATGACCATGATGCAAGTGGAAAAGAACGAGGTGAAGAAGAAGATACGTCGTATGCTGGGCAAGTCGCACATCGGTTTGATCTACAGCCAGGATGTCAATGATCTCTTGGATCACGTTGCCAATCTG TATGGTAACGACATCGACCTGAAGCCAATGGGTAGTCGCATGATGCAGAAACAGTCATTTACGGTGCACTGGGGCACTGATAATACAGGAGATATGCTATTTATGGAG GTCTGTGATGATTGTATAATATTACGTAGTGTTACCGGCGCCATCTGTGATCGGTGGTGGTATGAGAAGCTTGTCAACATGACGTACTGTCCCAAGACGAAGGTGTTGTGTTTGTGGAGGAGGCATAGCGGGCAAACACAGCTCAATAAGTTCTATACAAAGAAG TGCCGTGAGCTGTACTACTGTGTGAAGGAAGCTATGGAGAAAGCAGCAACAAGAAATAATGGAAAAATACCAG GTCCCGAGTTAGGTGGCGAGTTCCCCGTACAGGACCTCAAATCAGGCCAGGGGGGCCTGTTGCAGGTGTGCATGGAAGGCATTGGACTTCTCTTTGCGAATAGCAAG